CTGGGCTTTTGTAGTCGGTGGATTATTTTGTGTGGTAGGTCAGATTATGTTTGACGTATTTAAACTCACTCCCGGTCACACATTAAGCTTCTTAGTTGTTCTTGGGGCGATCCTAAGTGGTTTTGGTGTATATGAAAAGCTAATTGATTTTGCTGGGGCAGGTGCAACCATCCCTATTACGAGTTTTGGAAACTCACTAGTAGCGGGTGCTATGCAAGAGGC
The sequence above is drawn from the Bacillus carboniphilus genome and encodes:
- the spoVAE gene encoding stage V sporulation protein AE; translation: MLAMFFWAFVVGGLFCVVGQIMFDVFKLTPGHTLSFLVVLGAILSGFGVYEKLIDFAGAGATIPITSFGNSLVAGAMQEAEVHGTIGVLTGMFEVTSSGISAAIVFAFIGALLFKPKG